A single region of the Yersinia entomophaga genome encodes:
- a CDS encoding TonB-dependent receptor: protein MAQEKISDQHVSAGTTQYSIPGGSLTAALQTLASKANIILTFTAEQTQNKTAASVNNAQSLSEAFAQLLAGSGLQAVKTPNGYRLMEVPQAWLSDDSITMPELSVIGGMANSLQAGRSTLRQEDIARAQADNLASLIDRLPGVSMAGSPRPGGQSLNIWGMGDMEDVKITLDGAPKGFEKYRQGSVFIEPELIKRIDVDKGPHNLLNGNGGFGGTVKIETKDAGDMLKPGENFGGLLKYSYHTNDRQNIYSSALYGRTENGLADGLIYMSKRDGDNIRRPDGTRFAYSTNDQASYLLKTNIYLTDSQTLTLSAMRSESDGWQPFAAKRDDMPSPSAADIKKYGYEEAWRRKLVLRDQVDSNYSVKWNISPEDNPLLNMTVTYANSSTKQYDQRPKTASTSFLGSLGNESWVSYKDNMLDINNESSFSTGVLEHVLTVGTRWHKHERDTLMYYPAQKNNPSYNYGYFQPYYMPAGEQETRSLYLQDALTLGSLTVTPGVRYDHVTNTGQPNFAPRFNDRDPAAGHDYSRVTYTGWSPHLGVMWKATQNLSLFSDISRTWRAPVVDEQYEVQSGASSIPGTSRNLDVETITGIRMGAILDFNDLMTKQDSLQIRTTLFRNRGKNEIFYRRGVLCDAQSVSGSSSSCSGTLSNYRNLPGYTIEGLEIETFYDSERIFGNLSYSTIRGERDASPRDPWGNRTWIAEIPPTAAHAMLGVKMPEWDMAFGWKGDFVRKQDRSPSDGDPKADIWSLPKTKGYVLHGLFASWQPASLDGFEARVAVDNLFNTEYYPYLGESVSGVGRNIKLSVSQRF, encoded by the coding sequence ATGGCTCAGGAAAAAATATCGGATCAGCATGTTAGCGCGGGGACGACGCAGTACAGCATTCCGGGAGGATCGTTGACCGCGGCCTTACAGACCTTAGCTAGCAAGGCTAACATTATTCTGACTTTCACCGCCGAGCAGACTCAGAACAAAACCGCTGCTAGCGTGAATAACGCGCAAAGTTTGTCGGAGGCGTTTGCACAACTCTTGGCGGGAAGCGGGCTACAGGCGGTCAAAACGCCGAATGGTTACCGGTTGATGGAAGTTCCGCAGGCGTGGCTTTCCGATGACAGCATTACCATGCCGGAGCTGTCGGTGATTGGTGGAATGGCAAACAGCTTACAGGCAGGGCGTTCCACCTTGCGTCAGGAAGATATCGCCCGAGCGCAGGCGGATAATCTGGCCAGTTTAATTGACCGTTTACCCGGTGTTTCTATGGCTGGATCGCCACGTCCCGGCGGGCAAAGCCTGAATATCTGGGGCATGGGCGACATGGAAGATGTAAAAATCACCCTCGATGGTGCGCCAAAAGGATTCGAAAAATATCGACAGGGTTCGGTATTTATTGAGCCGGAGCTGATTAAGCGTATTGATGTGGATAAAGGCCCTCACAATCTGCTGAATGGTAACGGGGGCTTTGGCGGGACGGTGAAAATCGAAACCAAAGACGCCGGTGATATGCTTAAACCGGGTGAAAACTTCGGTGGCCTGCTGAAATACAGTTACCACACTAATGATAGACAGAATATCTATAGTTCTGCTTTATACGGTCGCACGGAAAACGGGCTGGCCGACGGCTTAATCTATATGAGTAAACGTGACGGAGATAATATCCGCCGCCCGGACGGCACGCGATTTGCCTACTCCACTAACGATCAGGCCTCTTATTTACTCAAGACCAATATTTATCTGACAGATTCTCAGACTCTAACCTTATCGGCGATGCGTTCGGAATCCGATGGCTGGCAGCCTTTTGCCGCCAAACGTGACGATATGCCGTCCCCATCAGCCGCAGATATCAAGAAATATGGCTATGAAGAAGCCTGGCGACGTAAGCTGGTGTTACGGGATCAGGTGGACAGCAACTACTCGGTAAAATGGAATATTTCTCCGGAAGATAACCCGTTACTGAATATGACCGTGACTTATGCCAATTCCAGCACCAAACAATACGATCAGCGGCCGAAAACGGCATCTACCAGTTTCCTCGGCAGTTTGGGTAATGAAAGCTGGGTCAGTTATAAAGACAACATGTTGGATATCAACAATGAAAGCAGCTTTAGCACTGGTGTGCTGGAACATGTGTTGACGGTGGGGACGCGCTGGCATAAACACGAACGCGACACCTTGATGTACTATCCAGCTCAAAAAAATAACCCGAGCTATAACTATGGCTATTTCCAGCCTTATTATATGCCAGCGGGAGAGCAGGAAACCCGCAGCCTCTATCTGCAAGATGCGCTGACGTTGGGGAGCCTGACCGTCACGCCGGGTGTGCGATACGATCACGTGACCAATACCGGGCAGCCGAACTTCGCTCCGCGTTTTAATGACCGCGATCCAGCGGCCGGTCACGACTACAGTCGTGTGACTTACACCGGCTGGTCTCCGCATTTGGGGGTGATGTGGAAGGCAACGCAGAATCTGTCATTGTTCTCTGACATCAGCCGCACCTGGCGCGCGCCGGTGGTGGATGAGCAGTACGAGGTGCAGTCTGGGGCGTCCAGCATACCGGGCACCAGTCGCAATCTGGATGTGGAGACCATCACCGGGATTCGCATGGGCGCAATCCTCGATTTTAACGATCTGATGACGAAACAGGACAGTCTGCAAATTCGAACTACCTTGTTCCGTAACCGGGGTAAAAACGAAATCTTCTATCGCCGCGGCGTGCTGTGTGACGCCCAATCTGTCAGCGGTAGTTCGTCTTCCTGTAGTGGGACACTTTCCAATTACCGCAATTTACCGGGCTATACCATCGAAGGGTTAGAAATTGAAACCTTCTATGATAGTGAGCGAATTTTCGGCAACTTGTCTTATTCCACCATTCGTGGGGAAAGAGATGCTTCGCCGCGCGACCCTTGGGGCAACCGCACCTGGATTGCAGAAATTCCACCGACTGCGGCACATGCCATGCTAGGGGTTAAAATGCCTGAATGGGACATGGCATTCGGCTGGAAAGGGGATTTCGTGCGGAAGCAGGACCGTTCTCCGTCAGATGGCGATCCTAAAGCGGATATCTGGTCATTACCGAAAACCAAAGGTTACGTATTGCACGGTTTGTTTGCCAGCTGGCAGCCAGCTTCGCTGGATGGATTTGAAGCACGGGTGGCGGTTGATAATCTGTTTAACACTGAGTATTACCCGTACCTTGGCGAGTCGGTCTCTGGCGTTGGTCGTAATATAAAGCTGAGCGTTTCTCAACGATTCTAA
- the asr gene encoding acid resistance repetitive basic protein Asr: MKKLLALVVAATLGLSSAAFAADTTAAAPATAATHNTTVKMAHEKHAKKAVKKTEQKAQAAKKHHKAVTKAPAQKAQAAKKHHKTVTKAPAQKAQAAKKHHKSTVKAAPAAK; encoded by the coding sequence ATGAAAAAATTATTAGCCTTAGTTGTTGCTGCTACTCTGGGCTTGTCTTCTGCGGCTTTCGCCGCTGACACCACTGCCGCTGCACCAGCAACCGCTGCCACTCATAACACCACGGTAAAAATGGCTCATGAAAAACACGCCAAAAAAGCCGTGAAGAAAACCGAGCAAAAAGCACAGGCTGCTAAAAAACACCATAAAGCCGTAACCAAAGCGCCAGCGCAGAAAGCGCAGGCCGCCAAAAAACACCACAAAACCGTAACCAAAGCGCCAGCGCAGAAAGCGCAGGCCGCCAAAAAACATCATAAAAGCACGGTAAAAGCGGCACCAGCGGCTAAATAA
- a CDS encoding trypsin-like serine peptidase — protein sequence MRLSSLLLLSLLPFSVSMAYADSPETASAKDQNTLFFGKDDRTEVTNGADWPWQAIGQIETASGNLCTATLISPHLVLTAGHCVLAPPGKMDKAIALRFISHNQKWAYQTGKLETLVDPKLGKRLKPDGEGWIVPPAAAAYDFALIRLTSSKSLPIKPLPLWQGTSAELTQALKQAKRQVTQAGYPLDHLDSLYSHENCLITGWAQQGVLSHQCDTLPGDSGSPLLLKGPEGWSLIAIQSSAPAAKDRYLADNRALAVTAIREKLNLLSKKSKDK from the coding sequence ATGCGCTTATCATCACTACTACTGTTGAGTCTGTTACCTTTTTCCGTCTCCATGGCCTACGCCGACTCCCCAGAAACGGCCAGCGCCAAAGATCAAAACACGTTATTCTTCGGAAAAGACGATCGAACAGAGGTGACCAACGGCGCGGATTGGCCGTGGCAGGCAATTGGACAAATTGAAACGGCGAGCGGCAACTTATGTACCGCAACGCTTATTTCCCCTCACCTGGTTCTGACCGCAGGCCATTGCGTACTGGCTCCTCCAGGAAAAATGGATAAAGCTATTGCTTTACGTTTTATTTCCCACAATCAGAAATGGGCATATCAAACCGGGAAGCTGGAAACCTTAGTTGACCCTAAACTGGGCAAGCGCTTGAAACCGGACGGTGAAGGCTGGATCGTTCCACCTGCTGCGGCGGCCTATGATTTTGCTCTTATTCGGTTAACCAGTTCAAAATCCTTACCCATTAAACCCTTACCTCTTTGGCAAGGCACATCAGCAGAGCTAACGCAGGCACTCAAACAGGCTAAGCGACAGGTAACTCAGGCGGGTTATCCGCTGGATCATCTGGATAGTCTGTACAGTCATGAAAACTGTCTGATTACTGGCTGGGCACAGCAAGGCGTCCTATCCCATCAGTGTGATACTTTGCCCGGCGACAGTGGTTCCCCGCTTTTACTCAAAGGCCCGGAAGGCTGGTCGCTGATTGCAATCCAAAGCTCGGCCCCTGCGGCTAAAGACCGTTATCTGGCGGATAATCGCGCGCTGGCCGTTACGGCTATCAGAGAAAAGCTAAATCTGCTGAGCAAAAAGTCTAAAGATAAGTAA